Within Conexibacter woesei DSM 14684, the genomic segment GTGGGACCGCGTGCCGGACGCCGCCGCGGTCGCGGGACTCGACCGCGCCGCGCTGCTCGCGCGTGCCGCGACCGCGGCGATCCGCGGCGACAACCCGCAGCGCGCGGTCGTGCGGGCGCGCGAGGCGATCGGCGAGCTGGACGTCACGCGCGAGCCGACGCGCGTCGCGCTGATGCAGCTGCTGGCGGGCCGCGCGCTGTGGCTCAGCGCCGACCACGCCGACGGCCTGATCGCGTACCGCGAGGCGGTCCGCCTCGTGCCGCCCGAGCCGCCCTCGCGCGAGCGGGCGCTGGTCGTCGCCGGGGACGCGCAGGCGCTGATGTTGAACGGGCGCTCCGAGGAGGCGTACGCGCGCTGCGAGGAGGCGCTCGCGCTCGCCCGCGAGGTCGGCGACCGCTCCGTCGAGGCGCACGTCCACAACACGCTCGCCGGGCTCGGGTGGGCGCACGGGGACCCGGTCGACCACGCGGCGCGGGCCCGCGCGATCGCGGTCGAGCTGGGCGCGGTCGAGGAGATCGGCCGCTCCTACGCCAACGCGTCGGAGGGGCTGGAGCAGGCCGGGCGGCTGCAGGACGCGATCACGCTCGCGCAGGACGGGATCGCGCTCGCGCCGCGCTGGGGGATGTACGACTTCATCTTCTACCTGCGCTACGCGATCGCCGGCTGGCTGCTGCGGCTCGGGCGGATCGAGCAGGCCGAGCAGCTCGTCGGCGACGAGACGCCGCACGGCCGCAGCGCGGCGGCGCCGTGGCACGAGGTGAAGGGGCGGCTCGCGCTCGCCCGCGGCGACTTCGCCACCGCCGAGCACGAGCTGGAGCTGGCGCGCGCGATCGCGCACGGGCTCGGCGGACCGGAGTGGTACCCGCCCGCACTCGCCGCGATCGGGACGCTGCGGCTGTGGCAGGGCCGCCTCGACGACGCGGCCGCCGTCCTGCGCACCGCGCTCGACGCGGTCGCCGACCCGCAGGTCGCGCCGTGGCTGAACGACTTCACCGAGGTCTACCCGGTCGCGGCCCGGATCGCCGCCGAGCGGGTCGCGGCGGCGCGCGCCGGTGCCGCCGGCGCGAGCGCGGCCGCGGTCGCCGCGGCGCGAGGCGATGCCGCCGACGCGCTCGCCCGTCTCGACGCGATGCTCGCGACGCTGCCGGCGAGCGCTCGACCGCCGCGAGCGCTCGCCTGCCGCGCGCTCGCGGCGGCGGAGGCGGCGCGGGCGGCCGGCGGCGCCGACGCGGCGCCTTGGGCGGAGGCGGCCGACCGCTTCCGCGCGCTCGGCGAGCCGTACCCGACGGCCTACGCGGAGCTGCGTCAGGCTGAGGCGCTGCTCGCCGGCCGCGGCGCGACGGCGGCGGCCGCGTCGCTGCTGCGCGATGCGCACGCGACGACCGTGCAGCTGCGCGAGCAGCCGCTGCGGGGCGCGATCGAGGCGCTCGGCCGCCGCGCCCGCGTCGCGCTCGGCGACGACGCGCCGCCGCCCGATCGGATCGCCGAGCTGGGCATCACCGCGCGCGAGCGGGAGGTGCTGACGCTGCTGGCGGAGGGCCGCACGAACCGCCAGATCGCCGAGACGCTCGTGATCGCGGAGAAGACCGCGAGCGTGCACGTCTCGCGGATCCTCGCCAAGCTCGACGCGCGCAACCGCGGCGAGGCCGCGGCGATCGCGCGCCGGCTGGGTCTGGCGTAGCGCCGCGCCGCCCCGCGAGCCGCCCCGCGCCCCCCCCCGCCCCGCCGCCTTCGCGCCGAGTCTCCGGCGCGAGGTTTGACCCGCCGCCGCGCAGGGTCATACCGCCGACAACCGTGCGCAGGATGCTGCCGATCGCAGGGCTGGTCGCGCTCCTCCTGCTCGTCGCGACGACGAGCGGGCAGGGCGGCTCGCCCGCGCCCACGCCGTGCCAGGACCTCGGCCCGGTCGCGCCGGACTTCGGCGTCTTCCTCCGCACCGCGTACTCGGCGTCGAACACGCAGCTGGAGGGGCGGCTGGCGGTCGGCGGCTCGGCCAACCTCTCCAACTGGTCCGCCGGAACAGCGCTCCCGCCCGACTCCGCGCGGCTCGACGCGATCGTCGGCGGCGACCTCAGCGTCGCCAACTCGCGGCTGCCCAACGGCAGCGCGACCTACGGCAGAACGCTCGTCGGCACGCTGCCGACGCCGAACGGGACGCTGAGAAGAGCGCCACCGCCGTTCTCGATCGGGTCGGCGATGACCGAGCTGGAGGTGCGCTCGGTCGCGCTCGGGCAGATCGCGCCGAACGGCACCGTCAGCGGACCGGCCGCCGGCACGCTGCTGATGAGCGGCAGCGATCCCGACCGCAACGTCTTCACGCTCGCCGCGACGACGATGCAGAGCGCCCAGCGGATCGAGATCAGCGTCCCGCCGGGCTCGACCGTGCTCGTGAACGTCACCGGCTCGACGTACAGCACGGTGCAGGACGCGCAGCTCGCCAGCGTCGAGACCGCCGCGGGCGCCGGCAGAACGCTGTGGAACTTCCCGAACGCGAACGCGCTGCAGATCGGCCCCGGCGTCGCCTGGCAGGGCACGCTGCTGGCGCCGTTCGCAGGCATCAGACTGCCGCCGCGCGGGTCGGTCACCGGCCAGGTGATCGGCCGTTCGCTGGTGCAGGCCGGCACGATCGGCGGCCGCTTCGACGGCTGCGTGACGCCGCCTGTGAGACCGTCGGCGCCGCTGTCGCTGACGTCGCTGTGCGTCGACCCGATCGCCGACACCGTCGCGCTGCGCCTGCGCAACGAGACCGCGGACACACGCGACGTCGAGTGGGAGGACCGTTCGAGCGCGCAGCAGGGCAGCTTCACCGTCGGCCCCCGGCACGACTACGTCTTCCTCGTCGCGCAGGGGACGGCGCCGCACGACATCGTCGCGCGGGCCGGTGACGCGACCGCGGAGGTGAGAACGACGACGCGCAGGTGCCAGGGGGCGATCGTGCTGCGCAAGCTCGTGACCGGGACGGGCGCGCCGGCCGACGGCCGCTGGCGCATCGACGTCAGCGGCGACAACGGCGTCTCGCGCGACGTGACGCTGGCGGCCGGTGGACGCGCGACGCTGAGACTGCCCGGGCGGATCGCGGACGGCGAGGTCCCGCTCGGCGTGCTGCCCGGCGGCGTCCAGTACACCATCACCGAGCCCGACCCGCAGGGCGCCGCGAGCACGACGATCGACTACGCGCCGGTGACGATCCTCGACGGCGACGTCGAACGCGTCACCATCGTCAACGACTACGTCACGGCGCCGCCACCGCCACCGCCACCGCCGCCACCCGGCGACTCCGGCTTCCTCCCGATCGAGCCGGTCCTGCCGCCCGGCACCCCGCTGGGCCGGCCCGGACCGGGGATCGTCGTCGCGCCGGGCGCCGCCGACCTCGCGATCGACGAGCGGATCGCGCCGTCACGGATCGTCCGCAACGGCGTCGTCACGGTCGTCGTGCGCGTCCGCAACGCCGGCCGCGTGCCGGCGGTCGGCACCGTCGCGCGGGAGATCCCGCAGCTCGACCCGCTCAACCCGAACCGGACGGCGCGCGTGCTCTCGGTCAGCAGCAGCGGCGGCGCGCCGGACACGACGGCCTGCTCCAGACGGCGCCCGGTCCGCTGCGAGCTGGGCACGCTGCAGCCCGGCCAGGACGTCGTCGTGCGCGTCGCGGCCCGGGTTCTCGCCGCCCATCCGCTGCGCAGCGTCGTGATGGTCTCCTCGCCGACGCCGGACACGAACGCGACGAACAACTTCGACCACGCCCACCTGCGCGTCCTGCTGCCGCCGCCGCGCGTCGCGGCGGCGATCGCGGCGCCGCGATCGGTCCGCGCCGGCGCTCCGCTGTCGTATCGCGTCAGCGCGATCGGCACGGGACGGCGCGGCGCGCGCTTCGTCCGCTTCTGCCATCGGCCGCCGGCGGGGCTGTTGGTCTCCTCCGCGCCGGGCGCGATCCGCCGCGGCGATCTGCTCTGCCGTGACGTGAGCGCGTTGGGGCGCGGGCAGCGCAGCAGCTTCGTCGTGCGCGCGGTCGCGGCGGCGAGCGCCGCTGGCCGCCGCCTCCGCCTCGGCGTGACGGCGCTCGCGCCGGGTGCGCCGCCGTCGCGCACGAGCACGCCGCTGCGCGTGCTCGTGGGCGGCTTCGGCGGGCGCGGTTGAGCAGGCTGCGCCGTCGCATCGCCCAACCGCAGGTCTCCAAGCGCCTGCGCGTGCTGCGGACGGCGGCCGCTGAGGGCCGGGCGAGCAGCACTTCGCGAGAGGATGCTGAGCGCTCAGCCGCGCGCCTGCGACAGCGGGGAGGGGAAGCGGGGGAGCACGCGCGTGCCGCCGAACCAATCCGTCAGCCGCTCGGCCTCGCGCTCCAGCGCACGGCGGGCGTCGGTGCCGGCGTCCTCCAGCGGTTGCAGCACGACCGCGCCGTCCTCCGTCTGTCGCCAGCCGCCGACGATCCGGCCGTCCCACCACATCGTCGGCCCGGCGTTGCCGGCCGTGTCGAACAGCTGCGCCTTGTACGGGCCGAGGTACCAGTCGCGCTCGGTCCAGCCCATCGTCGTCGGGTCCAGCGGTGGCAGCAGCGCGGCCCACGGCGCAACCGGCGCGGTCGGCTCGAGGTCGTCGGGCAGCAGCCAGCCGGTCCGCCCGTCCAGCTCGACCGCGACGGCGCCGAGGTCGGCGAGCGCTCTGCGCACCGCCGTCAGCGTCGAGCCGAGCCACCACTTGAGGTCGGCCTCCGTGCCGGGCCCGAACGCCCGCAGCCAGCGCGCGACCAGCTGCGCGACGCCGTCGGCCTCCGACAGCGGGGCGATCTCCTCCCCGAGCCATGCGCTCGTCGCCGCCCAGCGCGGTCGCGACACCGTCCACCTGCCCTCGTTGGAGGCGCGCACGATCCGCCCTTCGGCCGACAGGACGGTCAGCACGCGGGGCCCGATCGGGGCCTGTCCGCCCCACGACTTCCCCTCGCCGTAGGTGATCGACCCCTCCAGCGCGGGCAGCCCGGAGCGCAGCTCCGCCGCGGTCGCCTCGCGCCCGTCGGACAGCAGCTCCAGCACCTGCGCGCACGCCTCCGTCAGCCAGCGCTCGCCGTCGCGCCGCAGTCCCGCCTGCTCGACGTCGCGGATCAGCCGGCGCCGCTCTCTGCCGGCGACGCGCTCGCTCGCGCCGGCCTGCGCGGCGCTCAGCGTCGCGCGCGGGAAGACGAACAGCGTGCGGCGCATCGCGAGGTGCTTGACGAGCGAGCGCTCGGCGTACAGCGCGCGCTCCAGCTCGGGCGGCTCGAAGCCATCGACCCGCGCCCACGCCGACAGCGCGATCGTCGCGGGATCGGTCGCGTGCAGGCAGACGAGGCTGTCGGCCGCCTCGACGACGTCCTGCGCCCGCTCGCCCGGCGCGAGCCGGTGGCGGCGGGCGAGCCGCGCGCGGCGCTCGGCGTCGTCGATCCTCAGCACGCCGCTCAGCACGCCGCGAGGGTCAGCGGACGGCCAGCTCGTCCGAGCCGTACGTGATGCCGAGCGGGGCGAGCACGACGCTGCGCGGACCCTGCTCGACGCGACCGGCGAGCAGCGCGGAGAGGCCGGCGGCCTCGGCGGCCGCGACGACGGCGGCGCCGGCTCCGGGCTTGACGTAGACAGCGAAGCCGGCGCCCATGTTGAGCGTCCCGTAGGCGTCGGCTGGCGTCATCTCCAGCGCGTCGACCATGAAGCTCAGCACCTCGGGGACGGGCGGCAGCGCGTCGATCGCGTACGTGAGGTCGTGGTCGGCGCGCATCAGCTTGCGCAGGCCGTGGCCGGTGATGTGGCTCATGTACGTCACCGGGACGGCCTGGTCGAGCAGCGCCGCGACGAGGCTGGCGTACTGGACGCTCGGATCGAGCAGCGCGTCGCCGAACGCGCGGCCGCTTGGCAGCGGCGTCGACCAGCCCTGCGGCAGTCTGTCCGCGAGCATCCGCGCGAGCGAGGCGCCGTTGGCGTGCAACCCGCTGCTGGCGACGATCACGATCTCGTCGCCCACGGCCAGCTCGGCGCCGAGGATCGGCTGCCGTCCGCTCGGCACGACGCCGATCGCGCTGCCGGCCAGCTCGATCCCCTCGGGCGAGACGAGCCCGGGCAGGTTCGGCGACTCGCCGCCGCCCCACGCCGCGCCGGCGTCGCGGCAGGCGCGCTCCCAGCCGCGCACGATCTGGCCCATGCGGTCGCCCTGCGCGTACCAGCCGGAGTCGCCGGTCGCGAAGTAGGCGTTGACGACCGCCGGCACCGCGCCGACGCAGACGAGGTCGTTGACGATCGCGGCGACGGCGTCGTAGGCGACGTCGTCGTAGCGGCCGAGGCCGCTCTCGCGCTCGTACCCGACGGCGACGAGCGACTTCGTGCCGAGCCCTTCGACGACGAACGACAGCGTCACGCCGCCGACCTCGAGCACGAGCGCGGACTCACCGCGCGAGGCGTCGTCGATCGTCACGCCGCGCGCGGCCGCGAGCGCCGACGTCGCCCGCGCCGCGGCGACGGCGTGGCGCTTGGCGCGGTCCAGCTGGTCGTAGTCGACGCCGCTCGCGGCGTAGGCCGAATGTCTGCCCGTCTCACCCATCGTTCGCACTTCGCCTTTCGTCGTCGCGTGCGGCCTGGGCATCGTAGAGCAGGGCTGCTCCGCGACGGCTCCGCCTCACGGCCGCGCTTGACTTCAAGTTCGCTTTAACTCGTACGATCTCTCGCCCGAGATCGACTGCAAGGAACCACCGATGTCCGACACCGACGCAAAGGCAGGACCACGCGAGTGGGCGGGACTGGTCGTGCTGGCGCTGCCGGCGCTGCTGATCGCGCTCGACTTCACCGCGCTCCACCTCGCCGTGCCGGAGCTGAGCGCCGACCTGCAGCCGTCGAGCACGCAGCTGCTGTGGATCGTCGACATCTACGGCTTCATGATCGCCGGGCTGCTCGTCGCGATGGGCACGATCGGCGACCGGATCGGCCGTCGCCGGTTGCTGCTGACCGGCGCCACCGCGTTCGGCGCCGTCTCGGTGCTCGCCGCCTTCTCCTCCAGCCCGGAGATGCTGATCGTCGCGCGCGCCCTGCTCGGGATCGCCGGCGCGACGCTGCTGCCCTCGACGCTGTCGCTGATCAGCAACATGTTCCGCGACCCCGTCCAGCGCAGACTGGCGATCGCGGTCTGGTCCGCCGGCTTCCTGCTCGGCGGCGCGCTCGGGCCGGTCGTCGGCGGCGCGCTGCTGGAGGTGTTCTGGTGGGGCTCGGTCTTCCTGCTGGGAGTGCCCGTGATGGTGCTGCTGGTGGCCGCCGGGCCGTTCGTGCTGCCGGAGTTCCGCGACGAGGACGCCGGCCGGGTCGACCCGCTCAGCGTCGTGCTCGGACTGGCCGCGATCCTGCCCGCCGTCTACGGCCTCAAGGAGCTGGCGAAGGACGGTCCGGCGCCGCTGCCGCTGCTGCTGCTCGCTGCCGGGATCGCCGTCGGCTGGTGGTTCGTCCGCCGCCAGCGGGGGCTCGCCAGCCCGCTGCTCGACCTCGCGCTGTTCTCGCACCGCCGCTTCAGCGTCACGCTGGGGGCGCAGATGACCGGTCTGTTCGTGCTCGGCGCGATCCAGTTCCTCGTGATGCAGTACCTCCAGCTCGTGCTCGGGCTCTCGCCGCTGGAGGCGGGCCTGTGGACGATTCCGGCGATGGCCGCGGGCATCGCCGGAAGCCTGCTGGTGCCGCTGCTGACGCGCCGCGTCAAACCGGTCCACGCGATCGCGGGCGGGCTGGCGGTCGCCGCCGCCGGGCTCCCGCTGATCGGGGCGGCGGGAACGTCGGGGCTCGCGCTCGCCGTCGTCGGCTTCACGCTCGTCAACCTCGGCATCAACCCGGCGATGGTGCTGACGTACGAGATGATCATCGGCAGCGCCCCGCCGGAGCGCGCTGGCACGGCGTCGGGTGCGGCGGAGACGGGCAACGAGCTGGGCGTCGCGTTCGGCCTCGCGGTCGCCGGCAGCATCGCCGCGGCCGTCTACCGCCGCGAGGTGACGGACGAGGCGCTGCCCGCCGGGACGCCGCCTGACGTGGCGGAGGGCGCCCGCGACACGCTCGGCGGCGCGGTCGAGGCGGCGGGAGATCTCCCCGGCGACGTCGGCGAGCAGCTGCTGGCGGTGACGCGCGACGCCTTCCTCCAAGGGATGCAGCTGACCGCCGTCGTGCTCACCGTCCTGCTCGCCGCGATGGCGATCACGGTCGCGACGCTGCTGCGCGAGCGGTGATCGTCACCTGCCGCGCGGCCCGGCCGCGGGCGCGATCGTGTCGAGGCCGTCGAGGAAGCGGTCGATCAGCAGCTTCAGCGCGGCGCGGTCGACGCGGTCGGGCTGCTCGCGCAGGCGCTCGATGTCGTGCAGGTTGGGGTAACGGGCGGCGTTGGCGCCGAAGCCGCCGGCGAACGAGCCGAGCGCGGCGCCGTAGACGGCGTAGCGAACGGCGGCGGAGATGCGGGTCGCGCGCGAGGGGGTCCAGCCGGCACGGCGGAGGCCGGCGTAGACCTGGTCGGCGCGCGCGAGCGCGACGTCGAGGCGGCCGAAGGAGACCGCCAGGTGCGGGACGAGGTTTGGGTGGGCGACGAGCGCCTCGTAGTAGGACCACGCCCACGCGTCGAGCGCGGCACGCCAGTCGAGCCGGTCGAACGCGGACGCGTCGACCTGCTGCATCACCGACTCCGCGACCGCGTCGAGCAGCGCGTCCTTGGAGCGCATGTGGTTGTAGAGCGACGGCGCCTGTACGCCCAGCTCGTCGGCGATCCGCCGCATCGTGACGGCGCCGAGGCCGTCGCGGTCGATCAGCGCCAGCGCCGTCGCGACGATCCGCTCGCGGGTGAGCCGCGGAGCGGTCGCGGCGGGGTCGGCGGGCGTCATCGGGGCGATTGTCGCACTTCCGGGCCGCGACTACCAATGTTAGTATCCTCGTAAACTAACACTGGTAGTTCGCGATCGAGGGAGAGTCCGTGTCAGTCACATGCCGGCGATTCGCCGAGCACGTCGCCGTCGTCACCGGAGCGGCCGGCGGCATCGGCGCCGCGACCGCGCAGCGGCTGGCGGGAGAGCGTGCGACCGTCGTGCTCGTCGACCGCGACGAGGCTGCGGTCGACGCGCTCGCGCGGGCGCTGCGGGACGCCGGTCACCGCGCCGACGCGGTCGCCGCCGACGTGACCGACGCGGCGGCGGTCGACGCGCTCGTCGCCAGCGCGGCCGAGCGGCACGGCCGTCTCGACGTGCTCGTCAACAACGCCGGGATCACGCGCGACAACCTCCTCTTCAGAATGACCGACGCCGACTGGGAGACCGTCGTCGACGTCAACCTCAAGAGCGTCTTCCTCTGCTCGCGGGCGGCGCAGCGGGTGATGGTCGAGGCGAGACGCGGCGCGATCGTCTCGCTCTCCAGCCGCTCGGCGCGCGGCAACCGCGGGCAGGCGAACTACAGCGCGGCGAAGGCGGGGATCCGCGGCCTGACCGCGACGATGGCGCTCGAGCTGGGGCCGTTCGGGATCCGCGCCAACGCCGTCGCCCCCGGCTACATCGCGACCGCGATGACGGATGCGACCGCGCGGCGGATCGGCCTCGACCCCGAGGAGCACCGCGCCCGCGCCGCGGCCGCGACGCCGCTGCGGCGCGTCGGCACCCCGGACGACGTGGCGGGCGTCGTCGCCTTCCTCGCCTCCGAGGACGCGGCGTACGTGAACGGCCAGACGATCGAGATCAACGGAGGTGCGCGCTGATGGACTTCGCACTGACCGACGAGCAGCGCTCGATCCGCGAGACTGCTCGCGCCTTCATCGCGAAGGAGGTGATGCCGCTGGAGCCGGAGGTGCTCCAGCGCGAGCGCCGCGGCGAGTCGGCGCTCACGCACGAGGAGCTGCGCGCGCTCCAGGCGAAGGCGCGCGACTTCGGCTTCTGGGGCCTCGGCACGCCGGCGGCGTACGGCGGCGCCGACCTGCCCGCCGTGACGCAGAGCCTGCTGTGGTCGGAGGTCGGGCGCACGTTCGTGCCGTTCGTCTTCGGCGGCGAGACCGACGTGATCCTCTACAGAGCGAACGCGGAGCAGCGCGAGGAGTACCTGCTGCCGGCGATCGAGGGGACGCGCGCGTCGTGCTTCGCGGTGACCGAGCCTGACGCCGGCTCCGACCTGACCGCGATCCGCATGCGCGCCGTGCGTGATGGCGACGACTGGGTCCTCAACGGCGAGAAGACGTTCATCACGCGGGGGAGAGAGGCCGACTTCTCGATCGTGATCGCCGTCACCGACGCCGAGCTGGGCTACAGGGGCGGCTTCACCGCGTTCCTCGTCGACCGCGCGCTCGGCTGGACGTCGGAGACGATCGACACGATGGGGCCGGCGCGCCCGATCTCGATGGCGTTCGACGACGTGCGCGTCCCGCACCGCAACGTGCTCGGCGAGGTCGGCGACGGCTTCAGGCTCGCGATGGAGTGGATCGGTCGCGGCCGCTACGTGATCCCGTCGCAGGCGATCGGCGCCGCCGAGCGGCTGCTTGGGATGGCGGTCGAGTACGCGACCCAGCGCCGCACGTTCGGCAAGCCGATCGGCGAGCACCAGATGATCCAGGCGATGCTCGCCGACAGCGAGGTGGAGCTGGAGAGCGCGCGCTGGCTCGTGCTGCTCGCCGCCTGGACGGTCGACCAGGGCCGCGACCCGCGCCACCAGTCGTCGATGGCGAAGCTCGCCGGTGCGACGATGGCGAACAGAGTCGTCGACCGCGTGATGCAGATCCACGGCGGGATGGGCTACACGCGCGAGCTGCCGATCGAGCGCTGGTATCGCGAGGCGCGCCTGTGGCGGATCTACGAGGGCACCGACGAGATCCAGAGACGCGCGATCGCGAAGAACCTCCTCAGCGGCCGCCGCCGCATCGGCGGCCACCTCGCGTGATGCAGCTCAGCCTCGCCTCGGTCCTGCACGAGTCGGCGCTGCGCTTCCCCGATCGCGTCGCCGCGATCGAGGATGCGCGGGAGGCGACGTACCGCGAGCTGTGGGACGGCGCGCTCGCGCGCGCAGCCGTGCTGCGCGAGCTGGGCGTGCGGCCGGGCGACCGCGTCGCGCTGCTCGCGCCGAACGGCATCGACTTCGTCACCGCCTACTTCGGGATCGTCGCCGCCGGCGCGGTCGTCGTCCCGGTCGCGCCGATGCTCGTCGCGGACGAGATCGAGCACCTGGTGCGCGACAGCGGTGCGCGGCTGGCGCTCGCCGAGCACGGTTGCGCGGCGCAGCTCGCGCCGGCGGTCGCCGCCGCCGGCGTGCCCGCCGTGGTGCTGCGTGACGGCGGCGACGACGATCTCACCACGCGCGCAGGTGACGTGAATCCGCTGCCCGCCGCCGTCGCACGCACCTCCGAGGAGCCGGCCGTGCTCTTCTACACCAGCGGGACGACCGGGCGGCCGAAGGGCGCGATCCTCTCGCACGGCAACCTCGTCATGAACTGCTTCGTCAACGCGTTCATGGCGAACGAGTTCAGAGGCGACGACGTCGTGCTCGGCTGCCTGCCGCTGTTCCACACCTTCGGCCAGACCGTCGCGATGAACTCGGCGTTCCTCGTCGGCGCGACGGTTGTGCTGCAGCCGCGCTTCGACGCCGCGGACGCGCTCGCGCTGATGCGCCGCCACGACGTGAACGTGCTGATCGGCGTGCCGACGATGTACATCGCGCTGCTGGAGGCGCTCGGCGACGGCGAGCCGGTCGCGCTGCGGATGTGCGTCTCCGGCGGGGCGCCGCTGCCCGTCGCGGTGCTGGAGGCGTTCGAGGCGCGCTTCGGCTGCTGCGTGCAGGAGGGCTACGGGCTGTCGGAGACGTCGCCGACCGCGACCGTCAACCAGCCGTCGTTCGGCCTGCGGCCGGGCTCGATCGGCCACCCGCTGTGGGGCGTCGAGGTCGAGATCGCGCGGCCGGAGGTGGAGGACCGGATCGAGCTGCTCGGCGAGGAGCAGCTGGGCGAGATCGTGATCCGCGGCCACAACGTCTTCGCCGGCTACCACGGCCTGCCGGAGGCGACCGCGGCGGCCCTCGTCGACGGCTGGTTCCGCACCGGCGACCTCGGCGTCAAGGACGCCGACGGCTTCCGCCACGTCATCGACCGCAAGAAGGACATGATCCTGCGCGGCGGCTACAACGTCTATCCGCGCGAGGTCGAGGAGGCGCTCGCCCGCCACCCGCAGGTCGAGCAGGTCGCCGTCGTCGGCGTCCCCCACCCGACGCACGGCGAGGAGGTGCTCGCGGTCGTCGTCGCGCGGGCACGGGCGGCCGGCGAGGACCCGCTCACCGCCGAGGAGCTGATCGCATGGGCGGCCGAGCGGGTCGCGCGGCACAAGCGCCCGCGGCTCGTCGCGTTCGCCGGAAGCCTGCCGCTCGGGCCGAGCCGCAAGGTGCTCAAGCGGGAGCTGCGGGCGCAGTACGCGCATCTG encodes:
- a CDS encoding long-chain-fatty-acid--CoA ligase, whose protein sequence is MQLSLASVLHESALRFPDRVAAIEDAREATYRELWDGALARAAVLRELGVRPGDRVALLAPNGIDFVTAYFGIVAAGAVVVPVAPMLVADEIEHLVRDSGARLALAEHGCAAQLAPAVAAAGVPAVVLRDGGDDDLTTRAGDVNPLPAAVARTSEEPAVLFYTSGTTGRPKGAILSHGNLVMNCFVNAFMANEFRGDDVVLGCLPLFHTFGQTVAMNSAFLVGATVVLQPRFDAADALALMRRHDVNVLIGVPTMYIALLEALGDGEPVALRMCVSGGAPLPVAVLEAFEARFGCCVQEGYGLSETSPTATVNQPSFGLRPGSIGHPLWGVEVEIARPEVEDRIELLGEEQLGEIVIRGHNVFAGYHGLPEATAAALVDGWFRTGDLGVKDADGFRHVIDRKKDMILRGGYNVYPREVEEALARHPQVEQVAVVGVPHPTHGEEVLAVVVARARAAGEDPLTAEELIAWAAERVARHKRPRLVAFAGSLPLGPSRKVLKRELRAQYAHLGEAP
- the fabG gene encoding 3-oxoacyl-ACP reductase FabG, which codes for MSVTCRRFAEHVAVVTGAAGGIGAATAQRLAGERATVVLVDRDEAAVDALARALRDAGHRADAVAADVTDAAAVDALVASAAERHGRLDVLVNNAGITRDNLLFRMTDADWETVVDVNLKSVFLCSRAAQRVMVEARRGAIVSLSSRSARGNRGQANYSAAKAGIRGLTATMALELGPFGIRANAVAPGYIATAMTDATARRIGLDPEEHRARAAAATPLRRVGTPDDVAGVVAFLASEDAAYVNGQTIEINGGAR
- a CDS encoding acyl-CoA dehydrogenase family protein, which encodes MDFALTDEQRSIRETARAFIAKEVMPLEPEVLQRERRGESALTHEELRALQAKARDFGFWGLGTPAAYGGADLPAVTQSLLWSEVGRTFVPFVFGGETDVILYRANAEQREEYLLPAIEGTRASCFAVTEPDAGSDLTAIRMRAVRDGDDWVLNGEKTFITRGREADFSIVIAVTDAELGYRGGFTAFLVDRALGWTSETIDTMGPARPISMAFDDVRVPHRNVLGEVGDGFRLAMEWIGRGRYVIPSQAIGAAERLLGMAVEYATQRRTFGKPIGEHQMIQAMLADSEVELESARWLVLLAAWTVDQGRDPRHQSSMAKLAGATMANRVVDRVMQIHGGMGYTRELPIERWYREARLWRIYEGTDEIQRRAIAKNLLSGRRRIGGHLA